Sequence from the Paenibacillus riograndensis SBR5 genome:
CTGCATATGGGACAAGTAATCCTGATGATGAATGTGACACTGGACGGTTGCTGTGACCACACGCAGGTAATTGCGGATGAGGAGCTCCACCAGTATACAGTGGACCTGATGGACCAGTCCGCTGGTCTGCTTTTCGGACGTAAAATCTACCAGCTGATGGAAAGTGCCTGGCCAGCCATTGCCAGCAGCGGCGACGGACCTCAATTCATGGTCGACTTCGCACGCAAGCTCGATCGGAAACCTAAGTACGTCTTCTCGCGGACGCTGGATCACGTGTCGTGGCAGAACTCTTTCTTGTTGAAGGGGCCTGTTTCCGAAGAGGTGCCACGGCTTACGGCAGAAGGGAAGAACCTAGTCGTTAACGGCGGTCCCGGCCTCGGTTCCACCCTGGCACAGCTAGGCTTGGTGGATGAGTATCACTTCCTGGTACAGCCTATCGTTGCCGGACGTGGCCCCCGATTATTGGGAGGAGTTCTTGACCGACTGAATCTGAAGCTGGCCGAGACCAGACCCTTTGGCTCCGGCGTCGTGGTGCTCCGTTACACACCCGTTCGTTAACTGCTTGGCTGATCCACCGAGGCTTTTTTGCGCTGTTGTTTTTCAATTCCTGAAGATTTTCAAACTCTGAAGCTACCCCTTAACTTTTTGCCTGCATTACACCCCGTGCGGCCGCACGGGGGTTTTTTGTTGTCTGGGAAATTACGATTTCCCTTCTTTGTGGATATGAATATGTACAACGTTGGGGATGAGTCTACGTGAATTTAGTGAATTCACCCAAAGAGGTGGAGATTAGTCGGATTCGACCGCCTTTTTCCACCCGGTGCTGGCGGAGAAGCAGGTGAGCAGGGCTATCGGGTAAGCAGAGTTATCAGGTAAGCAGAGTTATCAGGTAAGCGGAGTTATTGTGTGAGCAGAGTTATCAGGTAAGCAGGGCTATAGAGATTGTACTAGTAATCCGTAGTCTTCACGTGGGATAACCACAATGGACTCTTTGCATGACTGCACTTCGTGCAATAGAATTCTTATTGTTCTGCGTTGAACCGCTCTCTGCTGTATTTTGTGCAATAGATTTTCGGATATCGAGCCCAAAACAGCTTTTCCAGCGGATTCTAATGTACAGAGTGCAATTGATGGAGCTTTTCGACTGATTTACGGGTTATTCTGCTGTAGAGAATGCAATAGACATTCATGCCGCCCATTGGCGGCACTTCAGACGATGAAATTTCGGAGAAGGCCCTCAATTGGGCTTCGCCAAATTCGAGGCTTCCATAACAATGTCGTATGAATCGGACATCGTTATTTCAGGATAGAATGCGAGTTTCTGACCGTTCAAATATTTAGCTGGAAAAAGGGAACCTATTTCTCCTCCAAATCAACAAATGAGAGATTGAAGTGGAAAAAGGAAACTTAATTGGGCCATATTCCTTCGTCAGGAGCGAAATGAGCTGAATTAGTTAACCTTTTTCCACTTCACCTGTGGAGAATAGGATAACTGAGCAAATTAGTGATCCTTTTTCCACTTGGAATTGCCGAACGGTCCATACAGGGTTCCTCCAGGCAGCGCTAAACTGAAATCCAAAACGGTTACTTTATCCTGTCAACGCCGGCGTAGCTGTTTTGTTCTGGCATTAGCCGGTTGAGTATGCGAAGCGTGCGAAACAAAAAACCACCTGCTGCGAGTGGTGTAGTGATGCTTATAGCAAAAAACCACCTGGTGCGATCATTATAATAGGAGTGTTCAAGCTGCTATGTCTAACGAAAGGAGAAGGTGTTGTGGCACAAGCCAGAGAAGGCATGGCACAACCCAAATGGATGTGCAAGTACCATATCGTACTCACCCCAAAGTATAGACGAAAGGTGGTCTACAATTCATACAAAGAAAGTATCCGAGATATCCTAAGCAGCTCTGTGGCTGCAAAGGAGTAGAGATTATCAAAGGGGACCTCATGCCCGATCATATTCATAGGTTGTTGAGTATTTCACCGAAAATGAGCGTCCCGAGTTTTATTGGGTATCTGAAAGGGAAAAGTGTGCTTATGATCTTCGATAAGCATGCAAACTTGGAGTACGGGTGGTTATGGTTTGGATCGTCCCAAGGACGAATCTGTACGAAAACAACGGCAGAAATGCCGTTGATGGAGCGCCCCGGTCAGTATGCTCTGAAACAACGGCAGAAATGCCGTTGTTGAACCGCCCTTGGTCAGTTTCCGCCGAAGTAACGGCAGAAATGCCGTTGTTGAACCGCCCTTGGTCAGTATGCGCCGAAGTAACGGCAGAAATGCCGTTATTGAACCGCCCTTGGTCAGTATGCGCCGAAGTAACGGCAGAAACGCCGTTATTGAAGCACTGGCCGTCAAGCGTCCCTCTGCTTAATACTGGCGGCTGTAGTCTACGAGATTACGTGAAGGAGTCCCAGATTTCAAATAAGATTTCATATTTTCTGTAAAAATCTCAACTACCCGGTCGGCATAACGGTCAGTGACCCCGGCACAGTGCGGCGTGATGACGACCTGCTCCATTCCCCACAGCGGATGGTCTTCCGGCAGCGGCTCCGTCTCAAACACATCCAGACCGGCGCCGGCCAAATGTCCGCTGTTCAGGGCATCCATCAGAGCTTGGGTATCGGTTGTAGCCCCGCGGCCGATATTGATATAATAGGAGCCCTGCTTACAGGCTGCAAAAATATCCGCGCCAAACATAAGCCGTGTCTCATCAGTAAGCGGCAGGGTGTTGATCAGGAAATCCCCCTGGCTCACAGCATCCTGAAGCCGGTCCGTGGTATAGACCTCATCGAAGCCTTCCACCGGCTTGCCGGAGCGGCTTACACCTATGGTTGTCATCCGGAAGGCTTTGGCGATTCTGGCCGTTTCGCTGCCGATGGAGCCGGTACCGGCAATGACGGCGGTTTTGCCGGTCAGCTCGCTCTCGCTGCCTTCGGAGTGCCACCTGCGGTTCAACTGGTTGCGCACAGCTGTATGCAGATTCCGGGTGAAGAGCAGCATGAAGCCGAAGATTACCGCTGTAATCGGTTCAGCGTGCACACCGCTGGCGTTGGTTAACAGAATTCCTTTGTTCTCCATGGCTGCCAGAGGAAGCTTCTCCACTCCAGCCGACCAGGCCTGTACCCAGCGCAGCGGAGATTCGGCGCTCAGCAGCGTATCGCTAATCCCCTTGCCCCAGCCGATGACAATTTCGGCTTCGGCGAGCTGTGCAAGGTCAGGTGCCTTGCCGTCACCCAGGGTCAGTGTATAGCCTGGAGCGGCGTCACGGATTAAGTCCTGCTGCCGGTGTGATAGTTTCTGCAAACAAACGATGGATTTCGTCAATAGGATTCCCTCCGTAATATTATTTAATAGAGCTGGCTGATTCCGTATAGAATAAGGATAACAAATCTGCCCTGAAAGGTGAAATTGAAATGGAACGTAAGGTGTCTGAAGCCGCAAGGGAGCGGCTGTTCATTGCGCTAAAGCTTCCTTTTGCGCTGTGTGAAAAATTGGAAAAAGAACGCAGCGTGTTGTCGGGCAAACTGAATTTTGCCAAATGGACACATTCTGAGGATTATCACATTACCCTGCAATTTCTCGGAGATACCCCGAAACGTTCGATTCCCGGCCTGCTCGAAGCTTTGAAGGAGATCCCCGCAGCCTGCCAGCCTTTTCAATTGCAGCTTTCGGAGTGGGGGGTTTTTGGGCGTCCGGAGTCGCCAAAGGTGCTCTGGGCGGGGGTTTCAGGTGAAATGGAAAAGCTGAAGGATCTTCAAAAGCGTGTGATTTCCGTTACCCGTCCTCTTGGCTTCATCCCCGAAACGAGAGAGTTTAAACCTCATCTTACCTTGGCCCGCAAATACCGGAATGAGCTGCCTTTCAGTCTGGAAAAACTTGCTCTTTTACGGGCTGAAGAGGCCTTGGGAGAGGAAAAAACTGGCATCGCGGACTGGACGGTAGACGGTTTTGTGGTGTATGCTACCAGGATGCATGCCATTCCTATGTATGAAATGATCGAAAAATTTACATTTTTCTGATAGAAAATCGGCAAGAAAGTTTTCAAAGCTTCCATTTTCGGTTACATACAATAGGAGTGTGCCGTAAAATAGGAGGTAAATAATGGTAATTTTCAAACAAAACCGCTGTATTGCGCTGCTTGTTGGCGTTATTCTAGTGTGTTTCTCTGCGATAAGCCTGATGGGCCTTGAAGGTCCTGCCAAGGGCAAAGATACAGTACAAATGAATCCGTTGCAGCCGAACGCTCACGCATCTGACCGGACAAGCTCCAGTCAAGCCTCGGCAGCTTCACTGAGGACCAAAAGTTCCTCGGGACCCATGCTCTACACCACAGCCGCCTATCTGGTCCAAACCCAGAAGATCAGGCAAACCGCAGAATGGAGCAGTCTGGATAGACTGAAGCCCCAAGGCGCAGCCGCCAAGACTGATATTCTCCGGCAAAAGGCAGTTGTGGTGAAGTCAACTCCGCCCGTGGCGCAGCAAGCGGCCAAGACGGCGGCGGCTAAGGGGAGCCAGACCGTAATTACGAAAAAAACGGCAATTCAGCAACATCCCCCCACACAATTGTTCTTCTCTCGGACAAAGCTATTAAGCCAGGATCAGCGGGATCAAGCGACCTGGACCTACGCGGTATCCGAAGGAGACCTGCTACTGCTGCAAAAAATCGTTATGGCAGAAGCAGAAGGCGAACCGTACCAGGGCAAAGTGGCAGTCGCCAACGTTGTTCTGAACCGGCTGCGGTCAGCCAATTTTCCCGACACCATACATGATGTGATCTATCAGAAGAGTCAATTCAGTCCTGTGGCCAACGGGCGTCTTAAGCGTGTGAAGCCAAACGCGGACTCGATCAAAGCCGTAACCGCCGCACTCTCCGGAATCAAAGCGGTAACGGACGATACGTATTTCTTCCTGTCGCTGAAGCTTGCCCAGGATCTCACGGTACATCACTCCAGACAGTATGCTAAAACGATCGGCAATCATACTTTTTATAAATAAATGGACTGGCTGCCTCATAAGCCGGCCACCTATATAACGGAAAAACCTGCGCTTGTGGCAGTATTATACCTGCGCATATCCGCCATCCCGGCGGGCTTGAAGAAGCCCTATGGAGGGTTCTGCTGAAGTATCTGTCAGGCGCTGTCAGGCGCGGCTTAACCTGAGCGGATAGAAGGAGGCGGCATCAAGCCGCCTGTATTAGCAAGCAAAAACGGTACCGGCCTGTGATGGCCGGTACCGTTTTTGCTTGGACTGCAGAAGTTGTCTTCTTTTAAGGAGTAATATATACCGCTTCTTCATTCCGCGGCTGGGCTGCGGCAGCGGCGGCTACAGCCGCCAGTGAGCCGCGAGGCTCCGGAGACGTTCCGCCTGGCTTGCCCAGCAGCTGCAGTACGGTGGATGCGCAGTGGCTTGGCTGCTGGCGGTCCGGGGCGATCCGGCGTCTGCGCAGCTCCTCCAGGCCTGCGTATTCACGCAGCAGCAGTGAGAACCATTTGTCCACCACATCCGAATCCAGCTCTTCAGCCAGCCCCAGTTCTACGAAGTATTGGCAATTCTTCTCCTCCTGGCCGGGAATGGCGCTGTAAAAAAGCATCGGAATGCCCTTGGCCTGGCCTTCCGTACAAGTCATTCCGCCAGGTTTGGTAATCAGCAGATCGGAGGCGTCCATCAGCTTGTTAATCTCGCTGGTGTACCCCAGAATCTTTACGTTGGGATGATTCAGGAGCGGATTGGCCCGCATTTTGGCTACGAGCTTTTCGTTGCTGCCCATGCAGAAAACCAGCTGAATATCATCCATCCGCGCAGTGAGCGAGTCCATAACTTCCTTCCCGAACATGAGCCCCCAGCCGCCGCCCATAATCAGTACTGTAGGGATATCGGCCAGTCCCAGTTCCTTGCGGAGCAGCCTTTTGTTCGAACGCTCCCAGAATTTGGGGTGCAAGGGGATACCGGTAACCGCTACTTTTTCCGGGGACACGCCGCGTCCGGTGAGAATCGCCTTGACCCGGGAAGTGGACACCAGGTAGCGGTTCGCTTCGTCATTAATCCAGCTTCCGTGTGCATCATAATCTGTAATCAGCGTATACATAGGCACATCCAGACCCTGACGTTTCAACCGGGAAATGACCGCAGCTGGAAGAGGGTGCGTACAAATAATCAGATCGGGCTTAAGCTGCTCAATGACCTGTGAGGCATGTGTATAAAAAATCCGGTGAAGCGCCAGCTTGGTCAACCGGTTCAGAGATTTATGATATTGGGTCTTATACATCATGCCGACCAGCTTCGGCTGGCTGCTGACTGTTTTGCGGTAAGCTGAAAGAATCCAGGGAGCGACCGTAGGGTTAAGGAATTTGCCAAGCTCAATCACCCTGCACTGCACATCCGGGCTAAGCCGTTTTAATCCTTCGGCCAGAGCATAGGCTGCCCCTGTATGGCCCGTACCGAAGCCTTCCGAAAACAGCAGTACTCTTTTCTTTCGCATAAGTTCACCTGCTACTTTCTTTCATGGGTAGGATAAATCTTCTCTTACATTATACTAGGGAAATTGCTTCTTTTCTCACATTATACAAATAAGACGTAAATAGAAAGTTAAAACCCTGCAAAAATAAAAAAATAAAGATTGCGCCCAAGTATTGCAAACGCGGAGGCAAAGTGATAAAGTGGGTATTGACCGATTGACCGAAATGGTAAAACAGTCATATTGCAGTGGCTGCACAAATTCAGAAAGAGAGGAAGTGCGCAGGTGGCTGTGGTAGATCGAAGGCAGCAGGTACTCCAGGCAGCGACCAAGTCTTTTTCATTATTTGGCTACAAGGCGACTACAATGGACCAGGTCGCTAAGATCGCCAATGTCGGCAAAGGAACCATCTACACCTTTTTTACGAACAAGGAACAGTTGTTTGATGAGATTCTCCGTGATGTCATAATGGATATGAAGTTGATCGCTGAGCGGGAAATCAAGCGGGAACGGTCTTTTTTTGACAATCTGCACCATGTTCTGGATGCCCTGCTGGAATTCCGCAGTGAACATGAGTTGTTCATCAAGCTGTCCCAGGAAAGCCGTGATTTCGGAACCCCACAGGCTAATGAAGGACTCGACAAGATTGAGAACGTCGTATTGGAATACTTGGAGCGGGAGGTGGAGCATGCGATAACCCAGGGGGAAGTCAAGCCCTGTGAACCCAAGATTGTATCGCTGGTGATGTTCAGATTGTATATTGTGCTTACAGCTGAACTGAGCAGTGTACATGTCCCCTTAACGAAGGAGCAGATCAAATCCTATTTTCATCTGTTTCTGGCAGAGGGGCTTGCAGAGTAGCTTCATCACTTGTGAAACGGGCAGCTTCAACCGACTCCGGGAGGAGTTTTTATTTGCTCTCAGTTGACCAAATGGGTAAATCAGTCACTCGGTGTTACTGCAAGTTTTCAAAAGAACCGCATTCTTAAAACAGTTTATAGCATTTTAAAGAGAGCATATGATCAGAAGGAGAGAACCAGAATGAAATCTTTATCCGTATTTGCCAAGGACCTGGGCGCAGCGCTCAAGAAACCCAAGGTGCTGATTCCTATGTTTGTCGTCCTGTTCATTCCGGTGCTATACAGCGGATTGTTCCTGAAGGCATTCTGGGACCCGTACGGCAAAATGAATGAGCTGCCTGTCGCAGTAGTCAATGAAGATAAAGGTGCCGACTATGAAGGCACGAAGCTTGCAGCAGGGAATGACCTGGTGACAGAGCTGAAGAAGACCGACGGGTTCAAATGGAACTTTGTAACCCGGGCGCAGGCTGAGGCCGGATTGAAGGATAACACCTACTATATGGCTATCGTGGTTCCGGAAGATTTCTCCGAGAGTGCCACCACCCTGCTGGAAGCAGACCCGAAGCCAGCCAAAATTATTTATGAGCCGAATGAAGGCTACAACTTTCTGGCCGGTCAAATCGGCGGTACGGCTGTAAAAGATATCAAGACTAAAGTATCCGCCAAAATTACCGAAGCTTATACCACTTCTGTTTTTGACAAAATCAAAACTATCGGAAGCGGCCTTGGCGAAGCGGGAGACGGTGCCACCAAGATTGCGGACGGCGCCTCCAAGCTGGATGACGGTGCGCTCAAGCTGAAAGATAATCTGGTTGTGCTGACCGAAGGTACCGGCAAGCTGCTGGATGGTGCAGGCCCGCTGACAAAGGGTGTGGCGGATCTGAACACCGGTGCTGCTGCATTACATACAGGCAGCAGCACGCTTGCGGGCGGACTCCAGCAGCTGTCCGCAGCGCATAAGCAGCTCCAGGACGGCGTATCCCAGACGGCAGCAGGCAGCAAACAGCTGAATGCCGGATTACAGAAGACTGCAGCCGGAGCAGCCGCGCTGCAAGCAGGCACGAAGTCTGCGGTGGATGGAACGGCTAAGCTTCAAGCCGGTACCCAGTCCGTTGTTGACGGCAGTGCAAAGCTTGCCGCAGGACTTACCTCTTCCGTGGACGGCAGCGCCAAGCTGGCAGCCGGACTTCAGGCTTCGAAGGATGGCAGCGCGAAGACCAGCGCAGGCGCTAAAGCGGTAGCGGATGGCCTGCAGCAGCTGGCCAAATCGAATCCGCAGCTGGCGGCAAGCCCGGATGTGCAGAAGCTGCTGGCGGCAAGCGCCGCAGTTGCCCAAGGCACCGCACAGCTGGATCAGAGCCAGCAGCAGCTCCTTGAGGGCGCAACTGCGCTGCACAGCGGCCAGGAGCAGCTGGTGCAAGGGGCGAACCAACTGCACGCCGGATCGCAGCAGCTGGATGCCGGTGTGACCCAGCTGCATGACGGCGCGCAGCAATTGAATGCCGGCAGCACACAGCTGCTGGATGGACAAAAGCAGCTCCTGGCCGGAGCCGGAGCGCTGGAAACCGGCGGCAGCAAGCTGGCCGCAGGCATGAAGCAGTTCGGCGCGAAGCTGAGCGAAGCTGCAGCAGGCGGCGCCAAGCTGGCCGACGGCAGCAAAACGCTTGAAGCCGGAACAACAAAGCTGCTGGCCGGAGCCGGACAGCTGAGCAGCGGCCTCAGCTCTGTAGCAGACGGCTCGAAGAAGCTCAGCGATGGAGCCGGACAGCTTAAAGATGGACTGGATGACCTGAAGAGCGGCTCCGGCGAGCTGGCAACGAAGCTCGGCGATGCCGCTGCACAGACCAGCTCGGTGAACTCAAGCGATAAGCTTGTATCTATGTTCGCCCAGCCGGTACAGATTGAAGAGCAAAAAGTGAGTGCGGTGCCGAACTACGGCACAGGCTTTGCCCCGTACTTCCTGTCTCTAGGTTTGTTCGTTGGCGCATTGATCTGCACCCTGGTGATTCCGATGCGCGACTCTGAGGTTATCGGCGCAAGCCGGTTCAACCGCTTCATCAGCCGCACGCTTACCTTCTCGATGATGAGTGTGCTCCAGTCCTTGATGGCTGCCATTATTGTTCTGTATGGACTGGGCCTGAATGTACAGAATGTCCCGCTGTTCTTTGCCTTTACCTTCATTACAAGCATCGCCTTTATGTGGATGATCCAGGCCATTGTTACCTGGTTGGATCAGCCTGGACGGTTCGTTGTTATTGTTATACTGATCTTCCAGTTGACCACAAGCGCAGGAACCTTCCCGCTTGAGCTGATCCCGTCCTGGATGAAATTCTTCAACCCGCTGCTGCCTATGACCTACAGTGTTAAAGGCTTCAAGGCTGTAATTTCCACCGGCGATTTCAGCGCAATGTGGAGCGACGCCGGCCTGCTGGCCATTTACGGAGTCGTATTCCTGGCCTTTACCTTCACCTACTTCATGACCCGTGACCGGGATAGTGAAGTCGCCGTGAAGAATGAACAAGTATTGACTGTATAACAGCAAGCTGTTTACAGGAAAAACAAACTTCAGAAAAAACAAACAAGAGCGCTCCGTTCCGGGGCGCTTTTGTTATGTTCTGGGGGGAATGGACACAGAAGGCGCTTTTTTGCCAAAAAGGCTGCATATCACAATGATGCGGACACAGTATCCGTTATATCGTTCTAAAAAGTGCCATGAATGTGTCAGGAAAATGAATGCAGCGTTTTCATTGAATAAGTTCTTATTCGTTGTCGATGCATATTTATGCATAACTAAGATTTTTTACGCTTCTATTCACTAAAGCTGTAACGCAAAAGCATTTGTTAATCAAGCTCATAAAAAGTTTAAATTGCGCTCATGTCAGGTCGATGATAAAATAATATAACCAATCTGTCTTGAATATTTATTAAGAATTCCCTCTGAAAATTTTTCCTGAAATCCGTCTACTTTATAATAGAAAGGTTGCGTACAATGAGACACACTGAACTGCCCGCCAAACAGGGCCTGTACGATCCCCAATTCGAAAAGGATGCCTGCGGGATGGGGTTTGTCGCCCATATCAAAGGCAAGCCGTCCCATGATATTGTAAGTAACGCTTTGACTATGCTCTTCAACATGGAGCATCGGGGAGGCCAGGGAGCAGAACCAAACTCAGGTGACGGAGCCGGCATTATGCTGCAGATTCCGCACCGCTTCTTTGCCGGAGAAGCCAGCAAGCTTGGCTTTGAACTGCCTGAGCCGGGGTATTATGGCGTGGGGATGATCTTTTTGTCTCACAACGAGGAGATCCGGGCCCGCCATGAAGCGCTTCTCAGCGGGATTATTGCTGAGGAAGGCCAGCAGGTGCTCGGCTACCGCGATGTACCTACCTTTGACGAGATGCTGGGCAAGACGGCCAAGGCGGCCAAGCCTTATGTGCGCCAGGTATTTATCGGACGCTCCGAAGGCATTAAGGATGATCTGGCGTTTGAACGGAAGCTGTATGTCATCCGCAAACGCGCCGAGCTCTCCATCCGCTACGGCGGGGCAGAAGAGAGTGAATCCTTCTATGTGCCTAGCATGTCCTGTCGAAAGATCGTATACAAAGGCATGCTGACTACTGCACAGGTAGGACAGTTCTATCTGGATCTGCAGGATGAGAAGCTGGAATCGGCGATTGCGCTCGTTCACTCCCGGTTCAGCACCAACACGTTCCCGAGCTGGGAACGCGCGCATCCTTACCGTTTCATGATTCACAACGGCGAAATTAATACTCTGCGCGGCAACGTGAACTGGATGCATGCGCGCCAGTCGCTGTTCAAGAGTGAAGTGTTCGGGGAAGACCTGGGCAAGATCAAGCCGGTAGTGAATCCTGACGGCTCCGATACGGCCATGTTCGACAATACATTCGAGTTCCTGTACCTCAGCGGACGCTCCCTGCCGCATGTGGCCATGATGATGGTCCCTGAGCCATGGAGCAACCATGACAGCATGGACGAGAAGAAGAAGGCATTCTATGAATACCACAGCACGCTGATGGAGCCGTGGGATGGACCGGCCGCAATGGGCTTCACCGATGGCGTTCAGATCGGTGCGATCCTTGACCGCAACGGCCTGCGCCCGGCGCGTTATTATGTAACCAAAGATGATCTGATTATTCTATCCTCGGAAGCAGGCGTGCTTGATATCCCTGCTGAGGACGTACTATACAAA
This genomic interval carries:
- a CDS encoding dihydrofolate reductase family protein, with the protein product MGQVILMMNVTLDGCCDHTQVIADEELHQYTVDLMDQSAGLLFGRKIYQLMESAWPAIASSGDGPQFMVDFARKLDRKPKYVFSRTLDHVSWQNSFLLKGPVSEEVPRLTAEGKNLVVNGGPGLGSTLAQLGLVDEYHFLVQPIVAGRGPRLLGGVLDRLNLKLAETRPFGSGVVVLRYTPVR
- a CDS encoding YhgE/Pip domain-containing protein; protein product: MKSLSVFAKDLGAALKKPKVLIPMFVVLFIPVLYSGLFLKAFWDPYGKMNELPVAVVNEDKGADYEGTKLAAGNDLVTELKKTDGFKWNFVTRAQAEAGLKDNTYYMAIVVPEDFSESATTLLEADPKPAKIIYEPNEGYNFLAGQIGGTAVKDIKTKVSAKITEAYTTSVFDKIKTIGSGLGEAGDGATKIADGASKLDDGALKLKDNLVVLTEGTGKLLDGAGPLTKGVADLNTGAAALHTGSSTLAGGLQQLSAAHKQLQDGVSQTAAGSKQLNAGLQKTAAGAAALQAGTKSAVDGTAKLQAGTQSVVDGSAKLAAGLTSSVDGSAKLAAGLQASKDGSAKTSAGAKAVADGLQQLAKSNPQLAASPDVQKLLAASAAVAQGTAQLDQSQQQLLEGATALHSGQEQLVQGANQLHAGSQQLDAGVTQLHDGAQQLNAGSTQLLDGQKQLLAGAGALETGGSKLAAGMKQFGAKLSEAAAGGAKLADGSKTLEAGTTKLLAGAGQLSSGLSSVADGSKKLSDGAGQLKDGLDDLKSGSGELATKLGDAAAQTSSVNSSDKLVSMFAQPVQIEEQKVSAVPNYGTGFAPYFLSLGLFVGALICTLVIPMRDSEVIGASRFNRFISRTLTFSMMSVLQSLMAAIIVLYGLGLNVQNVPLFFAFTFITSIAFMWMIQAIVTWLDQPGRFVVIVILIFQLTTSAGTFPLELIPSWMKFFNPLLPMTYSVKGFKAVISTGDFSAMWSDAGLLAIYGVVFLAFTFTYFMTRDRDSEVAVKNEQVLTV
- a CDS encoding UDP-N-acetylglucosamine--LPS N-acetylglucosamine transferase, with the translated sequence MRKKRVLLFSEGFGTGHTGAAYALAEGLKRLSPDVQCRVIELGKFLNPTVAPWILSAYRKTVSSQPKLVGMMYKTQYHKSLNRLTKLALHRIFYTHASQVIEQLKPDLIICTHPLPAAVISRLKRQGLDVPMYTLITDYDAHGSWINDEANRYLVSTSRVKAILTGRGVSPEKVAVTGIPLHPKFWERSNKRLLRKELGLADIPTVLIMGGGWGLMFGKEVMDSLTARMDDIQLVFCMGSNEKLVAKMRANPLLNHPNVKILGYTSEINKLMDASDLLITKPGGMTCTEGQAKGIPMLFYSAIPGQEEKNCQYFVELGLAEELDSDVVDKWFSLLLREYAGLEELRRRRIAPDRQQPSHCASTVLQLLGKPGGTSPEPRGSLAAVAAAAAAQPRNEEAVYITP
- a CDS encoding cell wall hydrolase, with amino-acid sequence MVIFKQNRCIALLVGVILVCFSAISLMGLEGPAKGKDTVQMNPLQPNAHASDRTSSSQASAASLRTKSSSGPMLYTTAAYLVQTQKIRQTAEWSSLDRLKPQGAAAKTDILRQKAVVVKSTPPVAQQAAKTAAAKGSQTVITKKTAIQQHPPTQLFFSRTKLLSQDQRDQATWTYAVSEGDLLLLQKIVMAEAEGEPYQGKVAVANVVLNRLRSANFPDTIHDVIYQKSQFSPVANGRLKRVKPNADSIKAVTAALSGIKAVTDDTYFFLSLKLAQDLTVHHSRQYAKTIGNHTFYK
- the thpR gene encoding RNA 2',3'-cyclic phosphodiesterase — its product is MERKVSEAARERLFIALKLPFALCEKLEKERSVLSGKLNFAKWTHSEDYHITLQFLGDTPKRSIPGLLEALKEIPAACQPFQLQLSEWGVFGRPESPKVLWAGVSGEMEKLKDLQKRVISVTRPLGFIPETREFKPHLTLARKYRNELPFSLEKLALLRAEEALGEEKTGIADWTVDGFVVYATRMHAIPMYEMIEKFTFF
- a CDS encoding D-2-hydroxyacid dehydrogenase, with the translated sequence MTKSIVCLQKLSHRQQDLIRDAAPGYTLTLGDGKAPDLAQLAEAEIVIGWGKGISDTLLSAESPLRWVQAWSAGVEKLPLAAMENKGILLTNASGVHAEPITAVIFGFMLLFTRNLHTAVRNQLNRRWHSEGSESELTGKTAVIAGTGSIGSETARIAKAFRMTTIGVSRSGKPVEGFDEVYTTDRLQDAVSQGDFLINTLPLTDETRLMFGADIFAACKQGSYYINIGRGATTDTQALMDALNSGHLAGAGLDVFETEPLPEDHPLWGMEQVVITPHCAGVTDRYADRVVEIFTENMKSYLKSGTPSRNLVDYSRQY
- a CDS encoding TetR/AcrR family transcriptional regulator, with protein sequence MAVVDRRQQVLQAATKSFSLFGYKATTMDQVAKIANVGKGTIYTFFTNKEQLFDEILRDVIMDMKLIAEREIKRERSFFDNLHHVLDALLEFRSEHELFIKLSQESRDFGTPQANEGLDKIENVVLEYLEREVEHAITQGEVKPCEPKIVSLVMFRLYIVLTAELSSVHVPLTKEQIKSYFHLFLAEGLAE